GAGACTATAGGTGCAGTTGTACAAAATGTTTGTTTTAGATAAACGTCCACCAGTATCTATGGTCCCTTGATTCTCACAACCACTGCTCTTATCTTACAACCAGGGTTGAAAATTATTCTCAGGGCCCTGCTCTGATATCCTCAGAGAACCCAATGGCAAGTTCTTGACTCCAAAGACAGCTCCTttctttctcctggacctttgtgGCCAACCGTGGTATAAaagcctgggcccaccagaggattctctggtgggccagtccaacactGCTTACAGCCTCTGACCAGGGCCGGCTTATAATTCATAGAGAACATATGCAGCCTAAACCCTGCCCCTTCCAAAGGCTACAACTTCTCAGTCAGAACACTTTGCAGAAGACTTCAGTGCAACGTCTTGAATTACTACACTATTCTGTAATCAGTCCCTGTTATCAGCCGTTTCAGGTTCGGGGGGGATGACTGTAGTGGCTTTCAGTTGGATGACAGCAGAAAAGTCAAGAAAACTCCCCTCCCCCATAATCCCTGATTCATGTTGCACTTTTAaggcatatgtaaatgagccgttaagtgcaccaagggtgggTAGAGTCTGCTCTGTGCACTCTTGCTCCTCCCTCTCCATGATTGACAGAATCAGGCAGGATGACTATGCATGAACCTGTCCATGTCAATCGAGATTGAGGAGCGAGGGTGCACATAATGGCTTTGaccccaccctcagtgcacttcactgcttatttgcatatgcaTTTTtctcgctaagtgaaaggtatcattgcactcagctgagctagccctacaaggcattgtgcctggtgtaTCAGTGAATTCCAGTGACAGGTTCCAAGATTTGTAATTAAggtatggtggctcactctgtaCACAGCTGTGGAAGTGGGTGCTGCTAAGTCTgctatgactcacccagtcataaaGGGGATTTAAGGTATATGTAAGTAGAAAGACTGAGCACTCGCCAGCTGGACCAAGTGAAGACCAAGAACAAATAAATGTAATGTAAGAGTAATTTATTAGTAGAAAATTAATAAATAGCCCTGAACTTatagcaataaaatataaaatacaatgctaATATAAAATGATGTAGTACCCAAATAACGAATTAGAATGTGATAATAACACCTGCataaatacaataatataacataGACAATGCTAAAAGGAGATAAAAAAGGGCAAATATGGTAATATAAATGAtataaaaaacaatataaaaagtaGAAGTGGTTTATATACTCGATATGTATTCAGTATATATTCGATGAACCACTACACAGTCCAGTGAAGAAATATGCCAGGTATAATGTCCGATGATAAAAGCGGATAAATGTCCCTGTATTTAGAGAGATAGATTCGCTTGTATAGGAACAAATCAACGTACAGTCTAGGAATCGGAATGCACCTGTTATATGCCGTCTGTTGTGAGtataaccgtggcgtcccacgaggctcACTGAATCAGATTAGGCAATACCTGGGTCTAGTCGCTTGCTCAAGGTGGTCATGTAGCTCTCAGCATGAGAGATCTCTTGGTAGCTTTTCACCGATCTTGCAAGCCTGGACCTAGTTGATAATTATCAAGGCGTCTTACTTTGTTCGTATTTGCGCGGTGTCACTGTTCCGGCAAAGTTAGGATCCAATTATCGGGATGTTGGGGTCTCATaaatgttcatcagctgatgtccaaagtgtacagaaaccaaacgcgtttcggggtcctttcctggccccttcctcagtggtggtctgTAAGAGGGGTTTAATCCTCCTTTTATACCCAACATCCCTTAAAGTAAGATGGAGCGAAAATATGGTAGTGGATCTGGTCATACATAAATCCTGGCATGGAGCAGTCCAGATAATTGTTCTTTTTATACAGAAAAGTGTTGTTTTTGCCATCATTCTAAGTAATCATGTTGTCTGGCATAACTCAACTATAGTCATCACATTGTCTGGCATATTTCGATTTTCAACTCTAATTTCAGCAAATCATGTTGTCTAGCATTTCTCAagtttattatacaatattttCATGTGCGTTAGCAATGCGGTTTCTTGCTTTACAAAACGCAGATGCGGTTTTTCCCAATGCATATGCGTTTTGTTGTCCTTTATATATAGGggtataaattatattatttttcgtTTGTTTTACTTCATAACATACTATTTgactaaaaataagaataaaaaataaaaaatgaaaaataaaaagaatatacaattataatatacatttttataaaagatataagatataaaatttaaaatataaaatataaaatatgtgttAAAATATGTATATCATTATCTATGAACTATACATATGTGAAGGCACAGACATACATTTTAAATATAATATCACaaacattttattatattataagaaaaaatgtatatataaaatatgacaATATTTAAGAAGTATTTGAAAAGAGTAATACGGACTATCTTAGAGCGGTGTTGAAAGCTGTATTTCATGATCCCTATTTATAGCCAATTTGTAACTTGATTGTAGAGTCATCGGAGAGGAgaataaaataattattttttctttgataCGGACTACTACCTACAAATCACCGGAACagcgatgggcaccaggttcgcccccagctatgccaacttaTTTATGGCTGAGTGGGAAACATTAAATATAGACCAGAAGCTGGGGTCGGACCTGGTGCTATGGTATCGCTATATCGATGACGTGATTTTTATTTGGAGGGGAAGTGAAACTACATTGAATTCCTTTTTGGACCAAATTAATACAAATGAACTGAATCTTCGCTTCTCCTCCAATATTAGTAAGACGCATCTAGAATTTTTGGATCTCAACATTAAAGTCGAACAGAACAGATTACTGTGTTCCACATACCAAAAACCGACAGCCAGAAACAGTTTTATTCTGTACTCTAGCTGTCATTTACCTAGGTGGCTACTTAACATTCCTAGTAGTCAATTTAGACGTCTAAAAAGGAACTGTACTCATAATGAAACCTTTGAACAAGAAGCAGAGATTTTAAAATCACAGTTTGTAGATAAAAAATACCCAATAAAATGTATTGAAGAATCATTAAACAAAATCAAAAGATTGGACAGACAGACGTTCTTTGACAAAACCCCTAAAGATAATctgacagaaaaagaaaaaatgccaggATTAGAACGCACAAACATAGTTCTCCCTTTCaacacacaatataaaaaaattgaaaaaattctaaataaacaCTGGCACTTTATTCAGAAAGACAAGACAATTGGAGCATTATTACCAAGTAAACCATCTATAATCTACACAAAGGCTCCGAACTTGGGTTTAAAAATTGCCCCTACGGTAAAATCTAGCATCCCTATTTCGGACCCTTCACTACACGGGCACTGAAgaatataaattacatttttactaTTACATGTTAAAAAGTCTTGTATTTCATGTTTAAAACCATTGGAGGTGGATATGACATTcgttgtttttttattaaaacgtGTCTTTTTACAGTTTGGACAAGTGTTACATCTGAAAAAACCTTTCAAATGGAGCCCATTTGAAAGGTTTTTTCAGATGTAACACTTGTCCAAACTGTAAAAAGACacgttttaataaaaaaacaacgAATGTCATATCCACCTCCAATGGTTTTAAACATGAAATACAAGACTTTTTAACATGTAAtagtaaaaatgtaatttatattcTTCAGTGCCCGTGTAACAAACAGTACATAGGACGCACAAAAAGAACTTTAAAAGAAAGAATTTCTGAACACTTTTACAAAATTAGGGGTGGATCAGACAAGCATACAGTGTCGAGACATTTTAAATTGCATCATGACCAAGACCCAAGCTGTCTTTCTTTTGCTGGTATTGAAAAAGTTAGACCTCATTGGAGAGGAGGGGACAACATTAAACACATGTCCCGCGTCGAGACACGGTTTATATATAATTTCGACTCAATTATACCCATGGGCTTGAATGCCGAATCTGAATTGTTCGGCTTTCTATAACACATTCTCGTGGGGGTGGTGGCCCCCCTCCCGATGTGGCCCAGAGGTGGAATCAATACCCACTCTGGTCCGCCTCTGGTGGGCGGCCACCATTCTTTTATTCTCCTCTCCGATGACTCTACAATCAAGTTACAAATTGGCTATAAATAGGGATCATGAAATACAGCTTTCAACACCGCTCTAAGATAGTCCGTATTACTCTTTTCAAATACTTCTTAAATATtgtcatattttatatataaattttttcttataatataataaaatgtttGTGATATTATATTTAAAATGTATGTCTGTGCCTTCACATATGTATAGTTCATAGATAATGATATACATATTTTaacacatattttatattttatattttaaattttatatcttatatcttttataaaaatgtatattataattgtatattctttttatttttcattttttattcttatttttagtcAAATAGTATGTTATGAAGTAAAACAAacgaaaaataatataatttatactCCTATATATAAAGGACAACAAAACGCATATGCATTGGGAAAAACCGCATCTGCGTTTTGTAAAGCAAGAAACCGCATTGCTAACGCACATGaaaatattgtataataaactTGAGAAATGCTAGACAACATGATTTGCTGAAATTAGAGTTGAAAATCGAAATATGCCAGACAATGTGATGACTATAGTTGAGTTATGCCAGACAACATGATTACTTAGAATGATGGCAAAAACAACACTTTTCTGTATAAAAAGAACAATTATCTGGACTGCTCCATGCCAGGATTTATGTATGACCAGATCCACTACCATATTTTCGCTCCATCTTACTTTAAGGGATGTTGGGTATAAAAGGAGGATTAAACCCCTCTTAcagaccaccactgaggaaggggccaggaaaggaccccgaaacgcgtttggtttctgtacactttggacatcagctgatgaacatttATGAGACCCCAACATCCCGATAATTGGATCCTAACTTTGCCGGAACAGTGACACCGCGCAAATACGAACAAAGTAAGACGCCTTGATAATTATCAACTAGGTCCAGGCTTGCAAGATCGGTGAAAAGCTACCAAGAGATCTCTCATGCTGAGAGCTACATGACCACCTTGAGCAAGCGACTAGACCCAGGTATTGCCTAATCTGATTCAGTgagcctcgtgggacgccacggttataCTCACAACAGACGGCATATAACAGGTGCATTCCTATTACTAGACTGTACGTTGATTTGTTCCTATACAAGCGAATCTATCTCTCTAAATACAGGGACATTTATCCGCTTTTATCATCGGACATTATACCTGGCATATTTCTTCACTGGACTGTGTAGTGGTTCATCGAATATATACTGAATACATATCGAGTATATAAACCACTTCTACATTTTATATTGTCTTTTACATCATTTATATTACCATATTTGcccttttttatctctttttagcattgtctatgttatattattgtatttatGCAGGTGTTATTATCACATTCTAATTCGTTATTTGGGTACTACATCATTTTATATtagcattgtattttatattttattgctatAAGTTCAGGGCTATTTATTAATTTTCTACTAATAAATTACTCTTACATTACATTTATTTGTTCTTGGTCTTCACTTGGTCCAGCTGGCGAGTGCTCAGTCTTTCTACTTACATATAGGTTCCAAGATTTGTTacacaaatttctgcaactgaaaatacaTTCCATTCATCTGAAGGAGGTTGTTTCTTCTGTATTTAGATGAACAGGACAGCAGCAAAAATGTCTGCAGCCAATCTGCCGCGTGTGAATTCACCCTAACCCTCTGCCGTATCTTCTGCTGACCTTCTCTTTCCCTTTAGTCTCTCTAGCTGTGTATTCTGCCTCCATGGTCCAACATGCCCAGTTGGGTAAGCCGCTGTCTCTATCTTGTGGCATGTGGCGGGGACATCAGCAGCGATTCGCTGTAGAGTGGCGCCATCGTGCTCTGGGGGCTGGAAGCCTCCTGTACACGTATGATGGATGGAAGGACAAGGTCGAGGAGCACGTCCAAAATTGTCACCTGAACTTTTTGGCCTTACACAACGAAGGGGACGCTTCCCTGCTGTTTGACAATGTAGACATTTCACTCCAAGGCACCTTGTTATGTACAGTCTATCTGCCCTACCTGAGGGCTCAACGAGAAATCCAGCTGGTGGTCACAGGTAAGAGACCAGAGGGGGCGCTCTAAGGGCATGTGTATATACATTAGACTGATTTTCCTACTTTTGATACAAGACCCCCGTAATATTTTATAGGGGGGCACATACTTTTATAACAAGATCTTTAGTAAATATTATGGTAGGAACAATGTATTATGAGATGGCCTCCACCGTCTCTTATCTTGAGTCTCTCCGTCAAATCTAATTCTCTTTATCCTGTTTTTACGCCCACCGTTACGTCTCCAGCTAAACCGCAGGTCACTATGAAGCCGGCACCGCTCTTCGCTCATCCTGGTGAGGAGGTGACACTCACTTGTGACATTTCTCACTTTCACCCTCTGGAAATCTCTGTGGACTTCTTAGTTCAGCGTTCAGGGGAATCACATCCCACCCTGCTTACTGGAAGCTCCTTGTCTCATCACACCCACAGCCATGATGGCACCTATAGTATCACCGCATTCCAGCGCCTTGTTGCCAGCAGCGACCTCCATGGTGCCCGCTACTTTTGCAAAGTGAACCATATTAGTGCTGCAAAGGGGATCTCAACCTCCCAGACCCTCAAAATTGCAGGTAATGTCATTAAAATATATGAGAACACAATGAGGCCCCTCAGATTCTTGCTGTCATTTTGTGGTTTGAAGGGATTATATAATGCAATTTTTATATTTGCCTAGAATACCCCAAACGCTTCATATTTTTTCCCCatgtacctgtttttcatgtcagcaCTTTGCTTCTCCTGTTCTCGGCATCCCTGCATCCTGGcaagatgtttacatgcagaacttcctgttgtcATCAGATTTTCTAACCAAACCCAACCCTCTAAGGTTTCACAGGGCTTGCTCCGTCCAGCTAACATGGAGAGGGGAGGTGTAAGGGACGTGGCTACTGCAAAGAGAAAAGTGTGgcagagcaaagcatgctgggattgGTTAGAAAatctgatgaaaacaggaagttctgcatgtaaacatcctgcctggATGCAGTGATGCCgagaacaggggaaggaaagtgctgacatgaaaaacaggtgtaTGGGGCAAAAATATGCAGCGTTTGGGGTAATCTGGGCAGATAAATTAATTATGaaatcagagaacccctttaaagatagtttaaatgggttttccgaaATTTTAttactgatcagtggggatccgacacccggtaccccagctaatcagcagtttgagaatgcAATGGCGCTCGCAGTAGCGCTGTGGCTTTCTCGTTGCTTTCACTAGGCCGAGTGAAGACATGTTCATGTGGCCAaggtgcagctcaaccccattaaaggtaatggggctgagctgcgataccaagctcagccactatataatg
The Bufo bufo chromosome 8, aBufBuf1.1, whole genome shotgun sequence genome window above contains:
- the LOC121009477 gene encoding tapasin; translation: MMPSTIYKLSFILFVHAIVLLAVNPTSKSQSMSCWLVEDVPATESTPRVIRQTPVLVQFTDASGLTHSSPVTSEPGTLLFYVFDPSGNLSPEFTSCEITHHLPQEMFLNWTRSLTEEQVSPPALGRTWYTLAAKNRLDGRAVSLVLGPLGDKKDHFAVSLAVYSASMVQHAQLGKPLSLSCGMWRGHQQRFAVEWRHRALGAGSLLYTYDGWKDKVEEHVQNCHLNFLALHNEGDASLLFDNVDISLQGTLLCTVYLPYLRAQREIQLVVTAKPQVTMKPAPLFAHPGEEVTLTCDISHFHPLEISVDFLVQRSGESHPTLLTGSSLSHHTHSHDGTYSITAFQRLVASSDLHGARYFCKVNHISAAKGISTSQTLKIAGVSGTSVEDIMYLFLTALVLYGILSFLRRKAVSFFGSQEELKAQKNKSE